GCCACGTACCGCCTGCTGGCCACCGGCGGGGCCGAGGTCGAGCGCGTGCGCGCCCACACGGCGTGCGACGCGGCGCTGTCCCCGGAAGACTGGCCGGTGACGTATTCGGCGAACTAGCGCCTCCCTCCCCTCGGACGACCGAGCCGCGCCCGCGCGGCGGTCGCACCGTCCCCCGGGTGGATGGGAGATTGAGACAGAACGCCCCCTCCGCCCCTGGCGGGCAAGGTCCGCCCCCCCGATTCCTGCATTTGCCGCCCATGATCGTCACCGTCCACCCCGCCGCCGCGCTCGCGGGCACCCCGTCGCTCCCGGCCGACAAGTCGGTCGCCCACCGCGCCGCCCTCTTCGCGGCCCTCGCCGACGGCGAGAGCGAGATCGTCGGATTCTCCGACGCCGCCGACCCGCAGTCGACGGTCGCCTGCCTGCGCGCCCTCGGCGTCGAGTTCGAGGAGCGGGACGATGTGCTCGGCCCGGACGGCATCCCGAGCCTCTTCGTCCAGGGCCGCGGACTCAACGGCCTCGTGGAACCCGCGGGCCCGCTCGACTGCGGCAACTCGGGCACGACGATGCGGCTGCTCGCGGGCCTCCTCGCCGGACGCCCGTTCACGAGCACCCTCGTCGGCGACGACTCGCTGACGCCGCGGCCCATGAGCCGCGTCGCGATCCCGCTCGGCCAGATGGGCGCGCGGATCGGCATGACGGACGGCCACGCGCCGCTGGTCGTGGAGGGCGGCGCGCTGTCCGGCATCACGTACCGCCTGCCGGTTGCCTCGGCGCAGGTCAAGAGCGCCGTCCTGCTGGCGGGCCTCAGCGCCAGCGGCACCACGACCGTCATCGAGCCCGTCCGGACGCGCGATCACACGGAGCGGATGCTCGAACTGGATGCGCTGGAGGTCGGGGGCGAGCGGCACCTGACCATCGAGCGCGGGCACCGCATCCGCGCGCGGCAGTGGGTCGTCCCCCGCGACGTGTCGGCGGCGGCCTTCTTCCTGGTGGCCGGCAGCATCGCCGAGATGGCCACGATCCAGCTCACTGGCGTCGGCCTGAACCCGACCCGCAGCGGCGTCCTCGACGTGCTCCGCGCCATGGGTGCCGACATCCGCACGTCCAACGAGCGCGAGCGCGGCGGCGAGCCGCTGGGCGACCTCCGCGTCGAAGCCCCGGCGAACGGGCTGGCCGGCGTCGAGATCGGCGGCGACATCGTGCCCAACCTGATCGACGAGATCCCGGTGCTGGCCGTCGCCGCGGCCTGCGCGCAGGGCCGGACGGTGATCCGCGACGCCGAGGAGTTGCGCGTCAAGGAGACCGACCGCATCGAGGCCATCGCGGACGTGCTCCGCGCCATGGGCGCCGACGTGGAGGAACGCCCGGACGGGCTGGTGATCGAGGGCGGCCGTCCCCTCAAGGGCGCCGCGGTGGACGCCCGCGACGACCACCGCATCGCCATGGCCGCCGCCGTCGCCGCGCTCGTGGCCGACGGGCCGACGACGATCCACGGTGCCGAAGCCGCCGCGGTCTCCTTCCCGGCGTTCTGGGACGCGCTGGAGAGCGTCGCCGCCGGGGCCGTCGAGATGGGCTAGCGGTCCGACGCGACGATGCGCGTCCAGATGAGGACCGCCCCGCAGGTCTCCTGCGACTTCGTCTGGGTGTACTCCAGGGGCACCTCGGCGGGGCCGCGGTACACCTCGACCGCCGCGATGTCGTCGTAGGGGAACGCGTCGAGGTTGCGTGCCAGGTAGGTCATCTCGGTGCCATCGACGTACATCGCCATCAGGCACCCGCGCCGACGCGACGAGACCAGGGACGTGCCCGCCGCGTCGTGCTGCACCCGGACCCCGGCCACCCCGCCGAACACGTCCGCCACCTGCGACGCGCCCCGCTGATCGAGCTCTTCCCGCGTCACGAACACGCCCGTCCGCTGCTGCCGCCGCGCGAAGAAACCACGGCGGCGCAGGAGCGCGTCGTTGACGGTCTCGGCCTCGACCGTCACCTCACCGAGGTGCTCCACCTCGGGCGCGAGCGGCAGCACCGCGACGACGTGGGACTCGGCAGGGATCTGGAGCGTCGTGTCGAGGACGGCGTACCCCGGCCCGCGCGCCACCACGCGCAACGGGCCCGGCTCGACGCCGAGCAACTCGGCCCGGCCGAAGTCGTCCGCGGTGCCCGACAGGCCCGCCACGGTCAGGGTCGCGCCCGAGACGGGACGCGACGTGAGCCCGTCCCGCACCAGAAGGGTCAGTTCGGCCGTCTGGGCCGAGGCGACCGCCGACAGGACGACTAGGAGAGCGATGGAACCACGCATGGCGACGGCAGGGCATCCGCGACCGGCAGGGTACGAACAGGATGGGGCGGCCCGGTGCACTGCACCAGACCGCCCCAGAATCACGACCTGTCGGCGAGACGCCTAGAGGTTCGGGTTCGCGTTCCGCTCGGTCTGCGTCAGCGGGAAGTAGCGGTAGATGCCCGGCAGCGGCTGCAGCGTGAAGCTGCCGTCGCCACCGCCTCCCCCGGCGTAGACCGCGTACTCGAACGGCAGCCCGAAGCGCCGCTGGTCCACGAGGCGCTGCCCCTGGGTGAACAGCTCCCGGTCCCGGATCTGGATCAGGGTCTCCTGGGTGAGGTCCGGGTCGGCAGCCCCGATCTCATCGAATCCGCGGTCCGCGAGGACGGGGTTGACGAAGGCCTCCGCAGCGTCCGGATCGGTGTCCTCGAGGAGGGCGACCTCCGCCTGGATGAGCGCGTTCTCCTGCCACGTGATGAAGGGCAGGTCCACGTCCGGAGTCGGGTACAGGGCCTGCTGGTAGTACGGGCGGCTGAACGTCCGGTCGAAGTTCAGCGTCTGCACGACGAGGTCCCGCGTGTCGATGGCGTCGTAGTCCGCGAAGCGGCGAGCGATCGAGATCTGGACGCGGCCGTTGCCACCCTGCGACCACCAGTCGTTGGAGGACGCAGCCGTGTAACGCCCGACGTACGGAGCGTCGCCCTCCATCATGCCCTCGGCGGCGAAGGCGCCAGCGGCTCCGCGGTCGCCCTGGAACAGCGCGATGCGCGCACGCAGCGTGTTGATCTGACGCTGCTGGGTCGCGCTGCCGAGGTCGAACGCGATGGCGAGCTTGTCCTGCGCCTGCTGGTACAGCGTCGCCGCCGGGATGACCGGCCCCGGATCGTCACGGTCCGTGCTGATCGGGGCGCCGCCGTTGACGCCGTCCTCACTGAAGTAGGTCGCGAGGAAGTAGCGCGCGATGGCGCCGTGGAAGTTGGCCGCGAAGCGCGCCCGGGCCTCGGTCGCGACGCCGTCCGCGTCGTCCGAGAACGTGATCGTCTCGTCGATGCGGCGCAGCAGGTCGTCCGCGGCGTAGCGGTACTCGTTGACCGCGTCCGAGAGGTTGTCGACCGAGTTGTTGTCGAAGCCGATCTCCCCACGGTCGATGTCGCCGAAGGTGGGGAAGGTGGAGTTGCGGACGCCCCGGTTGAACTCGCCGACGTCGGAGAGCAGGTCGGACAACGTCGCGATCTGGTCGTAGGCGTCGTTGAAGCCTTCCTTGATGCCGGTGATCTGGAAGTCGACCTCGCGCTGGAGGTCGAGGGAGTCGCTGTTGACGCGGTCGATGGGCTGGTCGATGCCCTCGACGAACGAGTCGCAGGCGGCGAGCGAGCCGACGGCCGCGAGGGCCAGGAGCCCGGTGAAGATGGGGTTTCTCATGGGAGAGGTGGAATCGGGGGGGGCAGAGCGGTCGGCGGGGAGGTCCCTCCCCTGCCGACGTCTTAGAGGCCGAGCGTGAGGGTGAGGAAGTACTGACGCGGGTTCTGGAGCGTCAGGAAGTCCTGCCCACGGGAGAGGCTGCGCGCCCCATTGAAGTTGACTTCCGGGTCGAGGCCGCTGTAAAGCGACGTCTGGAACACGTTGCGGGCCGAGAGCGCGAGCGCGGCCGTCCGCACGAGGCCGAGCGACGGCAGCGTGCTCAGGACCGGGCCGAGGTTGTAGCGGACGGTCACCTCCCGCAGCTTCAGGTAGTCCCCGTCGCTGATGAAGTTGTCGTCCAGCGTGCCCTCCGTCCGCGCGTAGGCGTTCGCGGCATCGATGTACTCCTGGGTGCCCGGCGCCAGGTCCGGGAAGTCGCCCTGGTCGTCGCCCGAGGTCGTGAACCCGAGTTGGTCGGCGAGCTCGTTCCGCTGGGTGAGGTTGCCGAACTGAGCGCGGAAGTTGTCCGTGTTGTTGTACACCCGGAGCCCGGTCGCCCAGTCGGCGAGGGCGTAGACGGTCAGGTTCTGGAACAGGCGCAGCGACGCCGTGAACGAGCCGTTGAAGTCCGGGTACGGGTTGCCGCGGTAGCAGCGGCCGTCCTCGACGTTGCAGTCCTCGTCGACCGGGGTGCCGTCGGCGTTCGTCTGCACGCCCACGTCGACCCCGTCGTAGACGCCGTCGGCGTCGAAGAGGGCGCCGTTGACGGGCTGCACGTAGAACGCCGCCCGGGGCAGGCCCGGCTTGAGCACGTTGATGTCGAAGCCGTCGAAGAGCGGCGGCAGCGGCTCGCCGTTGCGGTCGACGCCGACCGACTTGACCTCGTTGGTCTGATGGCTCAGGATCACGCCGAGGTCGAGCGACGCGTTGCGCGACGACAGCGGCGTCATGTTGAGCGCGAACTCGAAGCCCTGGATCGAAATCTCGCCGACGTTGAACGGCAGCGTGGACGCCACCAGACCCGTCGAGGGCGCGAGCTGGCGGCCGAAGATCGACTCCTCCGCCGTCTGGTTGTAGTACGTGAACTCGACGGCGACGCGGTCGGCGACCTCGAGGTCGATGCCGGTCTCGAACTCGCGGACCTTCTCAGGCTGGATGGCCAGGTTGCCGATCTGCTGGATCGTCGCGCCGGACCCGTCCCCCCCGACCTCGGAGGCGTAGAGCAGCGGGATGCCGTCGAACGAGCCGGGCAGCTGGCCGCTCTCGCCGTAGGCCGCGCGGACCTTCAGCAGCGAGAACAGGGCCGGGACGGCCTCGAAGCGGTCGAGCCGGACGGCCGCACGCGCCAGCGGGTACACCACGCTCGGCGCGTTGTCTCCGATGGTCGACGCGTAGTCGTTCCGCAGGCCCGCCGTCAGGAAGTACGTGTCCTGGTAGTCGAAGGACTGCTCGGCGATGATGCCCACCTGGCGGAGGTTGTTGAAGAACTCCCCGGCGCTCTGGTAGTCCGAGCCCGCACCGGCGTCGGCCAGCAGCGAGGTCCCGAAGTTCTGGATGCCGAAGCTGAACGTCCGCAGGCGACGGTCGAAGCCCTGGACGCCCACCGCGGTCGTGGCGTTGAGGCCGGTCATCGGGCGGTAGCTGTACCGCGCGTCGAGGATGAACGAGACCTGATCGTTCTCGCGGGTGTAGACATCCCGCTCGCCGCTGTTGGTGCCCGAGTACACGAACTGGGACGGGAAGGTCTGGTCCTGGCGCGTGTCCGACGCGTCGATGCCGACCTGGGCGCGGAGCGCGAGGTTCTGGATCGGCGTGTAGCGCGCCTCGGCCGAGCCGAGGTACTGGTTGGTGCGGTAGATCGTGCTGATGCTCCGGACCGCCAGCGAGTCGGTGAACTGGTACGGGACCGGCAGGAGCAGCACGTTGCCCAGGTACCCCAGGATGTTGTTGTCGTTCTGCGGCTGCCCGATGGTGCTGAACGTGTAGGAGGTGTTCACCCCCACCGAGAGGTTGGGCAGCGGGAACGCCTCGAAGTTGCCGCGCATGGAGCGCCGGTCCTGGAAGTTGCCGAAGACGATGCCGTCCTCGTCACGGTAGTCGAACTGCGAGAAGTACCGCACCGAGGGCGACCCGCCCGAGACCGCGAAGGTGTGCTGCTGGATGCCGCCGTTCTCGAAGATGGCGTTCGCATCCTCGAAGG
This Rubrivirga sp. SAORIC476 DNA region includes the following protein-coding sequences:
- the aroA gene encoding 3-phosphoshikimate 1-carboxyvinyltransferase; translation: MIVTVHPAAALAGTPSLPADKSVAHRAALFAALADGESEIVGFSDAADPQSTVACLRALGVEFEERDDVLGPDGIPSLFVQGRGLNGLVEPAGPLDCGNSGTTMRLLAGLLAGRPFTSTLVGDDSLTPRPMSRVAIPLGQMGARIGMTDGHAPLVVEGGALSGITYRLPVASAQVKSAVLLAGLSASGTTTVIEPVRTRDHTERMLELDALEVGGERHLTIERGHRIRARQWVVPRDVSAAAFFLVAGSIAEMATIQLTGVGLNPTRSGVLDVLRAMGADIRTSNERERGGEPLGDLRVEAPANGLAGVEIGGDIVPNLIDEIPVLAVAAACAQGRTVIRDAEELRVKETDRIEAIADVLRAMGADVEERPDGLVIEGGRPLKGAAVDARDDHRIAMAAAVAALVADGPTTIHGAEAAAVSFPAFWDALESVAAGAVEMG
- a CDS encoding TonB-dependent receptor plug domain-containing protein, with protein sequence MRGSIALLVVLSAVASAQTAELTLLVRDGLTSRPVSGATLTVAGLSGTADDFGRAELLGVEPGPLRVVARGPGYAVLDTTLQIPAESHVVAVLPLAPEVEHLGEVTVEAETVNDALLRRRGFFARRQQRTGVFVTREELDQRGASQVADVFGGVAGVRVQHDAAGTSLVSSRRRGCLMAMYVDGTEMTYLARNLDAFPYDDIAAVEVYRGPAEVPLEYTQTKSQETCGAVLIWTRIVASDR
- a CDS encoding carboxypeptidase-like regulatory domain-containing protein, whose amino-acid sequence is MTHLRSRVQPGALGGLLALAVALLFSASASAQDATLTGTVLASDTGEPLIGAALLAVDAGRGAATDLNGAYRLEVPAGTYTFRVSYTGYEPQEATLTLQAGQTLTQSFTLDPDLAGLEEVVVTGALSSRSRSRSEVSVSRIDAAALADVQQYGDVNQLLNGKVAGVSVQPSSGNVGGGIRFNVRGGGGLNGDGQPLIYVDGIRIDNAEYAGFGAGGQGIGALSSLSPDDIATIDVLKGPAAAALYGTDASNGVVLITTKKGTIGGGVGAPIPFQVTYSGTTGVNEQQFEYDALTGGETFEDANAIFENGGIQQHTFAVSGGSPSVRYFSQFDYRDEDGIVFGNFQDRRSMRGNFEAFPLPNLSVGVNTSYTFSTIGQPQNDNNILGYLGNVLLLPVPYQFTDSLAVRSISTIYRTNQYLGSAEARYTPIQNLALRAQVGIDASDTRQDQTFPSQFVYSGTNSGERDVYTRENDQVSFILDARYSYRPMTGLNATTAVGVQGFDRRLRTFSFGIQNFGTSLLADAGAGSDYQSAGEFFNNLRQVGIIAEQSFDYQDTYFLTAGLRNDYASTIGDNAPSVVYPLARAAVRLDRFEAVPALFSLLKVRAAYGESGQLPGSFDGIPLLYASEVGGDGSGATIQQIGNLAIQPEKVREFETGIDLEVADRVAVEFTYYNQTAEESIFGRQLAPSTGLVASTLPFNVGEISIQGFEFALNMTPLSSRNASLDLGVILSHQTNEVKSVGVDRNGEPLPPLFDGFDINVLKPGLPRAAFYVQPVNGALFDADGVYDGVDVGVQTNADGTPVDEDCNVEDGRCYRGNPYPDFNGSFTASLRLFQNLTVYALADWATGLRVYNNTDNFRAQFGNLTQRNELADQLGFTTSGDDQGDFPDLAPGTQEYIDAANAYARTEGTLDDNFISDGDYLKLREVTVRYNLGPVLSTLPSLGLVRTAALALSARNVFQTSLYSGLDPEVNFNGARSLSRGQDFLTLQNPRQYFLTLTLGL